CGAACAGCACGTTCACAACCTGGACATCGGCAACTGGGTGATGTCCGCTGCGCTGAAGAAGGAAGGCGCGAATTGGGCGCACCCCGTGGAAGCCAACGGCATGGGTGCCAGCCTGACCCGTAGCTACAACGGCAAGGACATTCAAGGGCAGATCTTTGACGCGCACTTTGTCGAATACACCTATGAAGACGGCACCAAGATGTACAGCCAATGCCGCCATCAACCGGGCACGATGTCAGGGGTATCTGAAACCGTTCATTCGACCAAACAGATGAAGGGGATTGGCGTGACTTCAATTGCCAAGGGTGGCAAGTTGAAATTGGGCGCGTATCAGCAGGAGCATCTTGATTTGCAGGAAGCGATTGTGAACGACAAGAAGCACAACGAAGGCTGGTACGGCGCGATCAGCAGTATGACGGCCGTGTTGGGCCGCATGGCAACCTACTCGGGCAAACTCGTGAAATGGGATGAATTGGTCACCAAGGGACCAGACCTGTTCCCGGCGGGCAATCTCACTTGGGATTCACAGCCACCGGTGATGCCTGACGCGGAAGGGTTCTACCCGATTCCATGCCCGGGCAAGTATGATCCGATGACCGGCCAGGGCAGCAGCGCTCCGACGCCGCGCAAGGCTGTTAAAAAAGCCTAATCAAATAGTCAGAGCATTTTTCAGAGCGCAGCCAGTTCAAAAACTGGCTGCGCTTTTTTTGAGGGTGTCCTGGTATCCGTTACCATTTGGCCAACGCTATTTTAATAAAAAAAACTTGCATTAGCTGGATTCGACGGTATTACCTCCACACCGATTTATGGCAGACGATAAAAAAACAACTCCGGCGGAAACGAATAATACCGCCAAGACCGAAGCGAAGAAAGAAGTATGGCTGAACTGGCTGGCCATCACGACCATCCTGTTTTCCGCGGCGGCGACGCTGGCCACATTCCGTGGCGGAGGCCTCGCTACGCGTGCGGTGCTGACCCAAAGCACGGCCTCGGATAACTGGGCGTACTACCAATCCAAGAGCGTGAAACAACACACGTACGAAATCCAGCGCGAGCTGTTCCAGATCCAGATGATCGGGGCTCCGGCCGATCAGGCGTCCGCCTACAAGAAGCGTCTGGAAAAGTACGAGCAGAACATCGAGCGCTATAAGAAGGAAAAATTGGTCATTTTCCTGGAGGCGAAGACCCTCGAAGCTGAGCGCCAGCGGTGCCAGGACGTCGGGGCGTATTTCGGTTTGGCGATCCCGTACCTGCAAGTCGCCATCATGCTCTCGGCGTTGGCAGCCTTGATGAAAAAGAAGCCGGTCTGGATGGCGGGGTGCATTCCGGGAGCCATGGGTATGGCTTACTTTATCGTTGGCACCATCATCTTCCAGACCTCCCAGCCGCTGGTGTGCCTGCTCGTGGCGAAGCCGTAGCGCCGTTAAATTAGAGATTGCCAAACGCGCCGGGCGCAATACCGTTGCGCCCATGAGCCATCATTTACGCACCGCCGCCGCCCCGCACGCGCCCCGTTTCCCCGCCCGTTGGCGGCGGAAGCTCCGCACCCTGGCCGGGATCATTCCCGGCCTCGCGCTTTTCCCCCTGCTCGCCGCGGGCGTGGAGCCGTGCCGCATCGAAGTCGTGGAGAAAGACACCGGCTGGCCCGTCCCCCTCGTCGAACTGCGCACCACCCACGCCGTCCGCTTCATCACCGATAACGCGGGCGTCGTCGCCTTCGACCTCCCGGAACTCATGGGGCGCGAGACCTGGTTCGATGTCCTCGGCCACGGCTACGAGCGCCCCAAGGACGGCTTCGGCTACCGTGGCGTGCGGCTCACCCCCCAGCCCGGCAAAACCCTGAAAGTCGAAGTCAACCGCACCATCATCGCGCGGCGGCTCGGGCGCCTCACCGGCGGCGGCCTTTTTGCCGAAAGCCAGAAGACCGGGCGCGACCTGGACTGGCAGGAAACCGGCGTGCTCGGCTGCGACACCGTCCAGAACGCCGTCCATAACGGCAAAATGTTCTGGCTCTGGGGCGACACCACCCTGGCCCATTACCCGCTCGGCATCTTCGATAGCTCCAGCGCCACCACCGCCATCC
Above is a window of Verrucomicrobiota bacterium DNA encoding:
- a CDS encoding DUF4337 domain-containing protein; protein product: MADDKKTTPAETNNTAKTEAKKEVWLNWLAITTILFSAAATLATFRGGGLATRAVLTQSTASDNWAYYQSKSVKQHTYEIQRELFQIQMIGAPADQASAYKKRLEKYEQNIERYKKEKLVIFLEAKTLEAERQRCQDVGAYFGLAIPYLQVAIMLSALAALMKKKPVWMAGCIPGAMGMAYFIVGTIIFQTSQPLVCLLVAKP